From a single Gracilimonas sp. genomic region:
- a CDS encoding FKBP-type peptidyl-prolyl cis-trans isomerase, translated as MHSSKLNKVLVPALFLLFATTSCINNDGCGQKPNTAVNQDQLQLDIEEIEAYLTENNIEAQVHKSGLRYIINEPGDGKRATLCDQITFSYEGRLLSDGSVFDDSDGKNVAFPLTRLITGWQVGIPLIEEGGSITLFIPSSYGYGSSGAGDDVPPNANLIFEVNLVRVF; from the coding sequence ATGCATTCATCCAAATTAAACAAAGTTTTAGTTCCCGCACTTTTTCTGCTTTTTGCTACCACTTCCTGCATTAATAACGATGGTTGTGGTCAAAAACCCAACACAGCCGTAAACCAGGATCAGTTGCAGTTAGATATTGAAGAAATTGAAGCCTATCTCACAGAAAACAATATTGAAGCGCAGGTTCATAAATCGGGTCTAAGATATATCATAAATGAACCCGGAGATGGGAAAAGAGCTACTCTGTGCGATCAGATAACCTTCAGTTATGAAGGTAGATTGCTATCCGATGGCAGTGTATTTGATGATAGCGATGGCAAAAACGTAGCCTTCCCGCTAACTCGCCTTATCACTGGCTGGCAGGTTGGTATACCCCTGATCGAAGAAGGCGGAAGTATTACTCTCTTTATCCCATCATCTTATGGATACGGAAGTAGTGGTGCCGGCGACGATGTTCCACCAAACGCCAACCTTATCTTTGAGGTCAACCTGGTCAGGGTTTTTTAG
- a CDS encoding MFS transporter — protein sequence MKFIYEKLEAKSPKFYAWLVLGLLFLIYISSFVDRQIVAVLGTAIRDDLGFSNTQIGLLYGPAFSLIYAICGIFMGWFADQFSRKRIILVGLLIWSLMTVVSGFASSFIFLVTARFFVGVSQSALSPAVYSLLADYFPPEKRARVFSLYASGIFVGVGLSFLIGGSVAELYDWRVAMKTVGWPGLILVVIGFLLIREPKRISKEDKRSVTDFFNVLTFILQKKTVRYHLAGFSLLALSGYTILAFIGTVLNDTFEMPSLISQYGWFMFATGLSVNASGWLADYFAKKWGSEKRFVMGIVAALGGLPFYYFGLMAESALLAFLLVGFANVISSSYNGVAAALIQYFVKSDMRGMAGAVYLFVVSIVGFGIGPPITGWMIDHIFTGVYGPSKALLLVFTICGVLATFCFLLAMKSYEQDVVE from the coding sequence ATGAAATTCATTTATGAAAAGCTCGAAGCAAAATCGCCCAAATTCTATGCATGGCTGGTGTTGGGACTGCTATTTCTGATTTATATCTCCAGCTTTGTAGACCGGCAGATTGTGGCGGTGCTGGGAACGGCTATTCGCGACGACCTTGGATTTTCGAATACGCAAATCGGGTTGCTATACGGACCAGCTTTTTCTCTGATTTATGCCATCTGTGGAATATTCATGGGCTGGTTTGCCGATCAGTTTTCACGAAAACGAATTATTCTCGTCGGGTTATTGATCTGGAGCCTGATGACGGTAGTCAGTGGTTTTGCCAGCTCATTTATATTCCTGGTAACGGCCCGTTTTTTTGTAGGAGTAAGCCAGTCGGCACTGAGTCCGGCCGTGTATTCTTTACTGGCTGATTACTTTCCTCCCGAAAAAAGAGCGCGGGTTTTCTCTTTATATGCATCCGGGATATTTGTGGGTGTTGGTTTGTCATTTCTGATTGGCGGCTCGGTTGCCGAACTCTACGACTGGCGGGTAGCAATGAAAACTGTAGGTTGGCCGGGTCTGATATTAGTGGTCATTGGATTCCTGTTAATTCGGGAACCGAAACGAATATCAAAAGAGGATAAGCGTTCGGTAACTGACTTTTTCAACGTCTTAACATTCATCCTTCAAAAGAAAACGGTGCGGTATCACCTTGCTGGATTTTCCCTGCTGGCCCTGAGCGGATATACCATTCTCGCTTTCATCGGAACGGTGCTTAATGATACATTTGAAATGCCTTCGCTGATCTCACAATACGGCTGGTTTATGTTTGCGACAGGATTAAGCGTGAATGCCTCGGGCTGGCTGGCTGATTATTTCGCTAAAAAATGGGGATCCGAAAAACGCTTTGTCATGGGTATTGTAGCCGCGCTGGGTGGATTACCGTTTTACTATTTCGGGTTGATGGCAGAGTCAGCATTGTTGGCTTTTCTGCTCGTTGGATTCGCCAACGTGATTTCCTCTTCTTACAACGGAGTGGCTGCCGCCCTCATCCAGTATTTTGTGAAATCCGACATGCGTGGAATGGCCGGCGCGGTCTATTTATTTGTGGTGAGTATCGTGGGGTTTGGGATTGGTCCGCCCATAACTGGCTGGATGATCGATCATATCTTTACCGGAGTTTATGGACCTTCAAAAGCGCTGCTGTTGGTATTTACGATTTGTGGGGTGTTGGCCACTTTTTGTTTTCTCCTGGCGATGAAGAGCTATGAACAAGATGTTGTGGAATAG
- the katG gene encoding catalase/peroxidase HPI yields MADKNESSANKAGTYKVNDSEPSGDISKCPFHNGSLRETAGGGTNNREWWPNKLNLNILRQHSSKSDPMGEDFDYEEEFKKLDLAEVKKDLTDLMTDSQEWWPADYGHYGPLMIRMAWHSAGTYRVVDGRGGGSTGNQRFAPLNSWPDNVNLDKARLLLWPVKQKYGNKLSWGDLMILAGNVALESMGFETFGFGGGRKDVWEPEEDIYWGSEGEWLADQRHTDDGTLEEPLGADHMGLIYVNPEGPNGEPDPKKAAEYIRQTFARMAMNDEETVALIAGGHTFGKTHGAAPESHKGPEPEAAPIEQQGIGWTSNYGSGKGADTVSSGLEGAWTQTPTQWSNKFFENLFEYDWEKYKSPAGAWQWRPKDGAGEGTVPDAHDPDKKHAPFMLTTDLSLKEDPAYEKISRRFYENPDEFADAFARAWYKLTHRDMGPKSLLIGPEVPEEELLWQDPIPEVDHELINDEDIAQLKEKILDAGLSVSELVSTAWASASTYRQSDKRGGANGARIRLAPQKDWEVNNPEQLNKVLNTLESIQQWFNEDQSGDKKVSIADLIVLGGVAAIEKAAKDAGHDITVPFTPGRTDATAEQTDEESFAWLEPPADGFRNYYNPKHNTTQEEMLVDKAQLLSLTPPEMTVLLGGMRVLETNYDGSKKGVFTDNPGTLTNDFFKNLLDMNTTWQATTDKQDVFVGSDRKTGDVKWSGTRADLIFGSNSELRALAEVYGSGESEEKFVKDFVKAWNKVMNLDRFDLR; encoded by the coding sequence ATGGCTGATAAAAATGAAAGTTCTGCAAATAAGGCAGGAACATATAAAGTAAATGATTCAGAACCATCCGGTGATATAAGTAAGTGCCCATTTCATAATGGCTCTTTACGAGAAACGGCCGGTGGTGGCACCAATAACCGGGAATGGTGGCCAAATAAATTAAACCTGAACATCCTTCGCCAGCATTCTTCCAAGTCTGACCCAATGGGTGAAGACTTTGACTACGAAGAAGAATTCAAAAAACTGGATCTGGCGGAAGTGAAAAAAGATCTTACTGATCTGATGACCGATTCACAAGAATGGTGGCCAGCCGATTATGGACATTATGGTCCCTTGATGATTCGAATGGCCTGGCATAGCGCCGGAACGTACCGTGTAGTTGACGGCCGTGGTGGTGGAAGCACCGGAAACCAGCGTTTTGCCCCTCTAAATAGCTGGCCAGATAACGTAAACCTTGATAAAGCACGCTTATTGCTGTGGCCCGTGAAGCAGAAATATGGAAATAAACTCTCCTGGGGAGATTTGATGATCCTGGCTGGGAATGTCGCACTTGAGTCCATGGGCTTTGAGACCTTTGGCTTTGGGGGCGGACGTAAAGATGTTTGGGAACCAGAAGAAGATATTTACTGGGGTTCTGAAGGTGAATGGCTGGCCGACCAACGCCATACTGATGATGGAACCCTCGAGGAACCACTTGGCGCCGACCACATGGGATTGATCTACGTGAATCCTGAAGGCCCAAATGGCGAACCTGATCCTAAAAAAGCTGCAGAGTACATTCGACAAACATTTGCCCGTATGGCGATGAACGACGAAGAAACGGTTGCTCTGATTGCCGGTGGACACACCTTTGGTAAAACCCACGGTGCTGCTCCCGAATCCCATAAAGGGCCGGAACCTGAAGCAGCACCCATTGAACAACAGGGAATTGGCTGGACAAGCAACTATGGTTCCGGGAAAGGAGCTGATACCGTAAGTAGTGGACTGGAGGGAGCCTGGACACAAACTCCTACCCAGTGGAGTAACAAGTTCTTTGAAAACCTCTTCGAATATGATTGGGAAAAGTATAAGAGTCCTGCAGGTGCATGGCAATGGAGACCTAAAGACGGAGCCGGCGAAGGCACCGTTCCTGATGCTCATGACCCGGACAAGAAGCATGCTCCGTTCATGTTGACAACCGATCTTTCCCTGAAAGAAGATCCGGCGTACGAGAAAATATCTCGCCGCTTTTATGAGAACCCGGATGAATTTGCCGATGCGTTCGCACGTGCCTGGTACAAACTTACTCACCGGGATATGGGACCAAAATCACTGCTAATTGGACCGGAAGTTCCTGAAGAAGAATTGCTATGGCAGGATCCTATTCCGGAAGTGGATCACGAACTAATCAATGATGAAGACATTGCACAATTGAAAGAAAAAATTCTTGATGCTGGATTGTCAGTATCTGAATTGGTTTCAACTGCGTGGGCTTCCGCATCCACTTATCGACAATCAGATAAGCGAGGCGGAGCAAATGGTGCGCGTATCCGACTGGCTCCTCAAAAAGACTGGGAAGTAAATAATCCCGAACAACTCAACAAAGTGCTGAATACGCTTGAAAGCATTCAGCAGTGGTTTAATGAAGATCAGTCAGGCGATAAGAAAGTTTCTATCGCCGACCTGATTGTATTGGGTGGCGTCGCTGCTATTGAGAAAGCAGCCAAGGATGCCGGGCATGACATCACCGTACCATTCACCCCGGGACGTACTGATGCAACCGCTGAGCAGACAGATGAAGAGTCATTTGCCTGGTTAGAGCCCCCTGCTGACGGATTCCGTAATTACTACAATCCTAAGCATAATACCACTCAGGAAGAAATGCTGGTTGATAAAGCCCAGCTACTTTCTTTGACTCCACCGGAAATGACGGTGTTGCTTGGAGGAATGCGTGTATTGGAAACCAATTATGACGGTTCCAAAAAAGGTGTTTTTACCGATAATCCGGGAACCCTTACTAACGACTTCTTCAAAAACCTGTTGGATATGAATACAACCTGGCAGGCAACTACCGATAAGCAGGATGTGTTTGTTGGGAGTGACCGTAAAACCGGTGATGTGAAATGGAGCGGCACCCGTGCCGACCTGATCTTTGGTTCAAATTCTGAACTACGTGCCCTTGCAGAAGTTTATGGAAGCGGAGAATCAGAAGAGAAGTTTGTAAAAGACTTCGTTAAAGCCTGGAATAAGGTAATGAACCTGGATCGTTTTGATCTTAGGTAA
- the asd gene encoding aspartate-semialdehyde dehydrogenase yields the protein MMKVGILGATGAVGQKFIRLLQGHPWFEIEALGASERSAGKKYKDAANWIEDVVLPEHIKETTVKNCEPAEFSEVDFVFSGLDSSVAGDIEKAFAEAGIPVISNAKNYRQDPTVPLLIPEINPDHANLIKTQTFSKDGSGWIVTNPNCVAVPLSLALKPLHDLFGIDALILTTMQAVSGAGYPGVASLDILGNVVPFISGEEPKVGPETRKLLSTLDGETLKLPKFPVQATATRVPSINGHMISATVKLENPPSDLEELKEAYKHYKNPVGELDLPFSPKALYKLHEEEKYPQPRLHADWENGMQLHLGRLRKAEVFDVSFVAMAHNTIRGAAGGAILNAELLTKKGFLK from the coding sequence ATGATGAAAGTTGGAATTCTGGGCGCTACCGGTGCCGTTGGACAAAAATTTATTCGCTTGCTTCAGGGACATCCCTGGTTTGAAATTGAAGCCCTTGGTGCTTCGGAACGCTCAGCAGGCAAAAAGTATAAAGACGCCGCCAACTGGATTGAGGATGTGGTGCTTCCTGAGCATATCAAGGAAACAACGGTAAAAAATTGCGAGCCGGCTGAATTCAGCGAAGTGGATTTTGTGTTCTCAGGACTGGATTCCTCTGTGGCTGGTGACATCGAGAAAGCTTTTGCGGAAGCAGGTATCCCGGTTATTTCGAATGCCAAAAATTACCGACAGGATCCCACCGTTCCGTTACTAATACCGGAAATCAATCCGGATCATGCCAATCTCATCAAGACCCAAACTTTTTCAAAAGACGGTTCGGGCTGGATTGTGACCAACCCAAATTGCGTGGCCGTGCCTTTATCTCTGGCGCTAAAACCACTGCATGATTTATTCGGCATCGACGCACTAATTTTAACCACGATGCAGGCGGTTTCCGGAGCCGGATATCCCGGAGTAGCTAGTCTGGACATCTTAGGAAATGTGGTGCCCTTTATTTCCGGAGAGGAACCGAAAGTAGGCCCTGAAACCCGCAAGCTTTTGAGCACCTTGGATGGGGAAACACTCAAACTTCCAAAGTTTCCCGTTCAGGCAACGGCTACACGAGTTCCTTCCATCAATGGGCATATGATTTCAGCTACGGTTAAGCTCGAAAATCCTCCTTCTGATTTGGAAGAACTCAAAGAAGCATACAAGCATTATAAAAATCCGGTTGGAGAACTTGATCTCCCCTTTTCACCTAAAGCGTTGTACAAACTTCATGAAGAGGAAAAATATCCTCAGCCCCGCCTTCACGCCGATTGGGAAAATGGGATGCAACTGCATTTGGGCCGGCTCAGAAAAGCAGAAGTATTTGACGTCAGCTTTGTAGCGATGGCTCATAACACTATTCGTGGTGCAGCTGGCGGAGCTATTTTAAATGCGGAATTACTGACCAAGAAAGGATTCCTGAAATAG
- a CDS encoding transcriptional regulator — MNVSFDDLHKAFESRVRLGIMSALAVNDSLDFSALKEFLDVTDGNLATHIKKLEKEGFIEVEKSFIDNKPNTKYSMTKEGKKAFGNYLNVMEEIIKAQKQS; from the coding sequence GTGAACGTATCCTTTGATGATCTACATAAAGCATTTGAGAGCAGGGTCCGGCTGGGGATTATGTCAGCACTGGCGGTCAACGATTCGCTCGATTTCAGCGCGTTAAAGGAATTCCTGGATGTGACAGACGGCAACCTGGCCACGCACATCAAAAAGCTGGAAAAGGAGGGGTTTATCGAAGTGGAAAAATCCTTCATCGATAACAAGCCCAACACCAAGTATTCCATGACTAAGGAAGGGAAAAAAGCCTTTGGCAACTACCTGAACGTGATGGAAGAAATTATAAAAGCACAAAAACAATCATGA
- the creD gene encoding cell envelope integrity protein CreD, with translation MKNLKHSLGTRLFIIAFLTLILLIPALLIQSLISERENRRDSVANEISQKWGSEQVLVGPVISVPYKYYFNSEDKVEQTIRYAHFLPENLNVTGSITTEVRYRGIYKVIVYNSDLSISGNFPSIDLNGFKVPVEDFLIHDAFVSVGISDMTGIKDFVNIKWNDNEYLANPGIESNDVLASGISISPDLSTGEKYEFSFDLNLNGSTGLHFSPVGKQTNINLSSDWSNPSFTGNFLPSEREVTDAGFNSEWNVLHLNRNFSQQWLGPNQEVTNTMFGVELLLAVDEYQKTMRTAKYAIMFISLTFLTFFMIELLSKKIIHPIQYLLIGFALLIFYTLLLSISEYVVFQLAYLIAAAAIIGLITIYSYSVLSDKLKSGIIFGVLIILYGYLYILLQLQDYALLLGSLGLFVVLSVVMYLTRNINWFEIMSSQGEDVVES, from the coding sequence ATGAAAAACTTAAAACATTCTTTAGGTACCCGGCTCTTTATCATTGCCTTTCTAACGCTGATACTGCTCATCCCTGCACTTCTGATTCAAAGCCTGATCTCAGAGCGGGAAAACCGGAGAGATTCTGTAGCAAATGAAATCAGCCAAAAGTGGGGCAGTGAGCAAGTCTTGGTTGGGCCGGTTATCAGTGTTCCGTACAAATATTATTTCAATAGTGAAGACAAAGTGGAGCAAACTATACGGTATGCTCATTTCCTGCCGGAAAATTTAAATGTGACAGGATCTATAACAACAGAAGTACGATACCGGGGCATTTATAAAGTGATTGTCTATAACAGCGACTTATCTATATCTGGTAACTTTCCATCTATCGACTTGAATGGATTTAAGGTGCCGGTTGAGGACTTCTTGATTCATGATGCATTTGTTTCAGTGGGAATCTCTGATATGACCGGGATTAAAGATTTTGTGAACATAAAGTGGAATGACAATGAATACCTGGCAAATCCGGGCATTGAATCCAATGATGTGCTGGCCTCCGGGATTTCCATTTCACCGGACCTTTCTACCGGAGAAAAGTATGAGTTCAGTTTTGATCTGAACTTAAACGGAAGCACAGGGCTGCATTTTTCCCCGGTTGGAAAGCAAACCAACATTAACCTTTCATCCGACTGGTCAAATCCTAGTTTTACGGGAAATTTTTTGCCGTCTGAAAGAGAAGTAACGGATGCCGGGTTTAATTCAGAATGGAACGTACTGCATCTGAACCGGAATTTCTCACAGCAGTGGTTAGGGCCAAACCAGGAGGTGACGAATACCATGTTTGGGGTTGAGTTGTTGCTTGCGGTAGATGAATATCAGAAAACCATGCGTACAGCCAAGTATGCAATCATGTTCATTTCGCTAACCTTCCTGACGTTCTTCATGATTGAATTGTTGAGTAAGAAAATTATTCACCCCATTCAATACCTGTTGATAGGTTTTGCCTTGCTGATCTTTTACACCCTGCTTTTGTCAATTTCAGAATACGTGGTGTTTCAACTTGCCTACCTGATTGCAGCCGCTGCGATTATTGGGTTGATTACCATCTATTCCTATAGCGTATTGTCTGACAAGCTTAAATCAGGAATTATTTTCGGAGTACTAATCATCCTGTATGGCTATCTCTACATTTTACTGCAATTACAGGATTATGCATTATTGCTGGGAAGCCTTGGGTTATTTGTAGTACTGTCCGTTGTGATGTACTTAACAAGAAATATCAACTGGTTTGAAATCATGAGCAGTCAGGGTGAAGATGTTGTCGAATCCTGA
- a CDS encoding NAD(P)(+) transhydrogenase (Re/Si-specific) subunit beta, protein MLQINFEFTSFVHKKSLSQGIDNPLFYDENNQMFFGDAKKSLQALNEALNDV, encoded by the coding sequence ATGTTACAAATTAATTTTGAATTTACTTCTTTCGTGCATAAGAAAAGTCTTAGCCAAGGTATCGACAACCCGCTTTTTTATGACGAAAACAACCAGATGTTTTTCGGTGATGCCAAGAAAAGCCTCCAGGCTTTGAATGAAGCCCTGAATGACGTTTAG
- a CDS encoding CPBP family intramembrane glutamic endopeptidase — protein MDTNQTAETPSLLAMISAPAFCLILGAALLHFTKTPWSFATGGIGYSLLLGAAIGVLLYIILAGMSRLPIAKSLKPILAQLRPMFKNMNVGQVLILSLMAGIGEEVFFRGFLQTWLSGFMSIELAILAGAIGFGLLHFASVGYFVITTLIGLALGFTYHFSESLLLVITWHSIYDALAIWVISRHPELIGIEV, from the coding sequence ATGGATACCAACCAAACTGCAGAAACTCCTTCGTTGTTAGCTATGATATCAGCTCCCGCATTCTGTCTGATTCTCGGAGCAGCGTTACTTCACTTTACTAAAACACCATGGTCATTTGCTACTGGTGGCATAGGTTATTCTCTTTTGCTAGGAGCTGCGATTGGTGTTTTGTTATACATTATTTTAGCTGGGATGAGTCGGTTGCCAATTGCGAAATCTCTTAAACCAATTTTAGCTCAGCTCCGTCCTATGTTTAAGAATATGAATGTTGGACAGGTCCTGATTTTGTCGTTGATGGCGGGAATTGGAGAGGAGGTTTTTTTCAGGGGATTCCTACAAACCTGGCTATCTGGTTTCATGTCGATTGAGCTTGCGATATTGGCTGGAGCCATTGGATTTGGATTACTTCACTTTGCCTCAGTCGGTTACTTTGTTATTACCACTTTGATTGGATTGGCATTGGGTTTCACTTATCACTTCTCCGAAAGCCTGCTTTTGGTAATTACCTGGCACAGTATTTATGATGCACTTGCTATTTGGGTAATCAGCCGTCACCCTGAGTTGATTGGGATTGAAGTGTAA